The Rosa rugosa chromosome 3, drRosRugo1.1, whole genome shotgun sequence sequence TGGAGCGAGTATtgtaaaaccctagaaaatGGAGATGAGGAAAGCATGCTGGTAATGACAAAGACCACACACTGTATATTCCTTCGAGAAAGGAGACTCTGGGTCCCCATGCCAAGAAGAGAATAGAGAAAGGCATTTGTGCGCACGAGCACTACCACTACCTCCTAACCCTAGCTAGTTTATTATTACTGTGCAAAGACATTCAACTTTCTCTTTTCAACTCATGTCGTCCTTCATTCTTCTACCACTACCTCCTTACCctagttagttttttttttttattgttcaatcacacggtgtcctcaaaggcttcctaggcccagaaattaatccgtgctcgggggatcttgtcaaaacgcttcctccctcctggccaccaagaatatattgggattacGTACCCTAGCTAGTTTATTATTACTGTGCAAGGACATTCAACTTTCTCTTTTCAACTCATGTCGTCCTTCATTCTTTTCATTTCTGATTTCTCTGCTTTGAATTGCCTTATTCTCTTTTATTCTTATCTCTCAGGCCTCCTTCAGTTTTAGCCCCACTACTGTTGTCTAAATACTTCAATTCCTTGTGTTTGTAAgtactctctctcactctgcaGAGTGCAGAgactctctttctttttctgtagCTAAAAGTTTAATTTCTTTCTCCAAATTAttttctctcgctctctctagCAGAAGGAGAATCCTAGATAATTATTAAAAGGTAGAGTCCAAACAAAAGGGTTCGAGAATAATACTGCTTTTTTCATGCAGCGCAACTTCATCATCATTATTATGATCAACTTCTCTCTCTGTAGCCACAAAGTTTACCTTGCTAGCTTCTGCACTAGAACTACTTTTAAGCGCCATTTATTCCAGCATGTGTATACACACAAAAGTGAGCTAGATAGCTCTTGAAGAATAGTTCTTGATTGTTAATTAATTCTATTTTTGTCATCATTTTGTTTGACAAAAGTGGCAAAGTATTTTAGAAACAATGACAACACAAGCAGCTTAGGTTGATGCAAGTGCAACAATGATTAGTGAAACTCCAACTAAGCCGTTGAATGGATTGGAAGCAAAGAATTATTGTTCTTTGGTTGCCTTAGGGGAGAGAGAAATAGTTCTGAATATATAGTTGTCTATTGGCTGAACTTAACGTACAGAGCTTAAAACTAGAATGAGTAGAATCATTAATTAACAAATGTTTGTCAAGAAAGCTAGAAGCATTAAACTTTTTAATGGTTTATAAATTTGTCTAAACTGTATTATTAATTTATCTCCTTTTCAAGTTTTTCTTTTAGGCGGAAGCTTGCATATTCTCTTGTCATGAtcacttttttttattatcgATCAATGAAGGAAATCACGAGCTCTTTCATCTCAttgtttatttataatttcttttgaaGGAAGGATATGTGATTAACATATCAATTGATACGTGTTTCTCTAATTTATATTTCATAGGTAAAACTATGGTACGTTAACTTTTCTTATATATGTCTAATTTTATGtaatatttaccactttaagaactcatgttaccactttgagaatTTTTTTAGAATGTCAAGGTCCTCGTTAAAGTAAAATATATATGTAACTAGAAAAAAGTTCTCATTAAAATAAATAAGGCCTTCATTAAAGTAAACTAGGTTCTtttttgagtaattaagtcctaaaagtgaTAATTGTATGTATGTTATATATTTACTTGTGGAGTTTCCCGGCCTTCATACAAAAGAAGATAAAATTTATGTAACTAAACCATAAGATGATTGTATTCTTCAAAATGAGAGATTCTTACGTAGGGCAAACGCAGGGGCGGAGCCAGAATTTGATATCAAGTGGGGCACTCACAAAATATTAAAActccataaaagaaaaaagaatttcattgacaaataaaagaaaaaaaaacccaaaatgatGTCTTTTAAATTGTCTAAAACAATTTGTAAATAACTATATTAAAAGTAATTCAAAAGCAATGTAAATGTTCAaaacataatatatattatatataaaacataaatgttcaggccaaaaaaaaaaaaaaaaaaaaacaaacaaaagctaTTCCTGGATGATAGCTCGAACCCAAGACCCAAATGTTGCCTACTAATCACGCTTCCACTATGCTAGATCAATCACACTGCATCTAAACAAACTAGAACATATATAACGCTTACTGGGTCACGGGACCCAATAGGCCCCAATGTGGCTCCGCCACTGGGCAAACGTACCACGTGGCTGGTAGGACTGACCAATCAGTGAACATGTAAGGGGGTATTTTtggtattttattttaataagtaAGGATAATTTCGATACACACTtcaaaattttttgaattttgattgggCTGCCTCATCACCACGTGGTACGTTTGTCCTATGTAAGAATTTCTCCAAAATTAACTTTACCGAAAGAAATTACATATGAGAAAGTTGGGAAGTCTTTCAACGGTTACAAAAATCTTATCATTATGGCGTGAGCCAGTCAATCAGTCAAAAAGAGCATTTTAGCAAATAACCCGACAAAATCAGAGGCTTTTTCCAACATCTGTCCCTGTTTCCCTTTCAACCGTTCGTGTTCAAACATCATTCTGAAGAAAGTCAAGGTCCCATATCGTAATTATCCGCAACTTCCGTCCCCATTTCCAGAACCTTAATCTTCCATCTATTTAAGCACTCAAATCTcccacacactctctctcacACTACTAACCCTCTTCTTCATCAATTAGTAGTCCAAACTCCAaaccttcctcctcctcttccaatTCACTCAACAAAATCTTCACCATCTTTCAAGCAGCAAAAGCCCTAATTATTATGAGTTTCAGGTACGTTGCTGACATTTGACTCCAACTTCTTTGATTAGTTCTCTAACTTTATTTCTTCAGATCGATTCCGAATATATAGTTCATTATTTGTTTTACTATATTTTCCATGTTTTTCTGTTAAATAACCAATTTATACTCTCTGATTTCAGTGCTTTCTACGTGGATGTTATAACATCTGAGCTGAAGATGGCGAAGAGACCTCGAAGCACTAGTCTCATATGTTGCATGTTGATCATCATGTTCTTAATCTTCCCAAATCATATCTGTGCTTTGGATGGTTATGATGACGCTGAAGTTCAGCTTCTCTTGTCCTTCAAAGCTTCCATCTTCGACGACCCTTCACACTTCCTCTCAAGCTGGAGCAACTCCACCGCCAACAATCTCTGCAACTGGCACGGCGTTACATGCATCGGTGATGTTAACTCGTCGCACGTCAACGTCAACGTCATCGACCTCTCTGGAAGAAACATCTCTGGCAGATTATCATCCTCACTCTTTCACTTGTCCCACGTCGAAAAAATCGACCTCTCCAACAATCAGCTACATGGCCAACTTCCCCGTGACATATTCACCAGCTCAAATTCTCTCCGACATCTCAATCTCAGCAACAACAACTTGACCGGTCAAATCCCACATGGTTCACTTCCGGGTCTGGAGACACTAGACTTATGTAACAACATGATTTCGGGGAAAATCCCCGAAAACATTGGTTTGTTCTCGAGATTAAAGTTTCTTGATCTTGGTGGTAATGTGTTAGCGGGAGAAATTCCAAATTCCATGTCAAATATGTCTAACTTGGAGTACTTGACTTTGGCTTCAAACCAACTAATTGGCAAAGTTCCAAGCCAATTAGGCCAAGTCAAGAGCTTAAAGTTGATATACTTGGGATACAACAATCTCTCCGGCGAAATCCCACAAGAGATTGGTAAGCTTACTGCTTTGAAGCATCTCGATCTCGTTTTCAACAATCTCACCGGCCAAATCCCGGACTCTCTAGGAAACCTTACCGAGCTCCGATATCTCTTCCTATACGGAAACAAGCTCACAGGTCCGCTTCCTAAATCCATTTTTGGTCTTCAAAAGCTTGTCTCTCTTGATCTTAGTGAGAATTCTCTTTCGGGTGAGATTCCTGAACTTTTTAGTCAGCTACAACAACTTGAGATTCTTCATCTTTTCGCAAACAACTTTACCGGAAAGATTCCGAAATCCCTTGCTTCTCTGTCTCGGCTGCAAGTCCTTCAGCTGTGGTCGAACAAGTTCTCAGGGGAGATTCCGAGTGATCTTGGAAAGCAAAGCAATCTCACTGTTGTAGACTTATCTACAAACTACCTCACCGGAAAAGTACCTGATACGATATGCCACTCGGGGAACCTTTTCAAGCTCATCCTCTTTTCCAATTCTCTTGAAGGTGAAATCACAAAAAGTCTGGCTTCTTGCAAGAGCTTAGGCCGAGTTCGAGTTCAAAACAACCGGCTCTCCGGTGAAATATCGGCCGAATTTGTAAAGCTTCCGCTTGTGTATTTCTTGGATATCTCAGGCAATAATTTTTCCGGAAGAATTGATGACAAAAAGTGGGACCTGCCTTCACTTCAAATGCTGAATATCGCGAGAAACAGACTTTTCGGCAACTTACCAGAGTCTTTCGGCAGCGACGAGCTCGAGAACTTGGACTTGTCTGAAAATCATTTATCGGGAAATATCTCCCTGAATTTCGGGAACTTATCGGAGCTGATGCAGTTAAAGCTTTCTCACAATAAGCTCTCTGGTCCCATCCCTCAACAATTGTCTTCATGTAAAAAGCTCGTGGGCCTAGACCTCAGCCGCAACCAGCTCAGCGGCCCAATTCCGGTCAGCCTTTCTGAGATGCCAGTTCTCGGTCAGCTTGATTTGTCCTACAACCAACTTTCCGGCGAAATTCCACGGAACCTAGGCGTGATTGAATCGCTTGTTCAAGTGAATATTTCTCACAACCACCTTCATGGAAACTTGCCGTCCACCGGAGCCTTTCTTGCTATAAATGCGAGCTCGGTGGCCGGAAATGACCTTTGTGGCGGCGACACCACGAGTGGTTTGCCACCATGCAAGAGCAAAAGCGTAAGAAACAACCCCACGTGGTGGTTTATTCTCACTTGCTTTCTCGTTGCTTTAGCTGCTTTTGGTGTTGCTGGTTTTGTCATTGTATACATTCGGAGACGAAAGGATTTGGAGCTAAAAACCGTGGAGAATGAAGATGGAATTTGGAAAATGCAATTCTTTGAGCCCAAAGTTTCAAGATCGGTTTCAATTGAAGATATTTTATCAGCAGCAAAACAAGGTAATATCATTGCAATTGGCAACAAAGGTGCACAATTTGTTGTAAAAGATGATGCTGTGAATTCAATTTCACCAACATTTTGGTCTAAAATGGTGGAATTTGGAAACCTTCGGCACCCCAACATTATCCGGTTGATCGGAATATGTCGTTCAGAAAAGAATGCATATGTCATCCACGAATATTGCGAAGGGAAAGCATTGTGTCAAATTCTGGGGAAGATAAACTGGGAACAACGACGGAAGATTGCCGTTGGGATTGCAAGAGCTCTACGGTTCTTGCATGTTTCTTGCTCTCCGAGTGTTGTCATCGGTTGT is a genomic window containing:
- the LOC133740381 gene encoding leucine-rich repeat receptor-like serine/threonine-protein kinase SKM1; amino-acid sequence: MSFSAFYVDVITSELKMAKRPRSTSLICCMLIIMFLIFPNHICALDGYDDAEVQLLLSFKASIFDDPSHFLSSWSNSTANNLCNWHGVTCIGDVNSSHVNVNVIDLSGRNISGRLSSSLFHLSHVEKIDLSNNQLHGQLPRDIFTSSNSLRHLNLSNNNLTGQIPHGSLPGLETLDLCNNMISGKIPENIGLFSRLKFLDLGGNVLAGEIPNSMSNMSNLEYLTLASNQLIGKVPSQLGQVKSLKLIYLGYNNLSGEIPQEIGKLTALKHLDLVFNNLTGQIPDSLGNLTELRYLFLYGNKLTGPLPKSIFGLQKLVSLDLSENSLSGEIPELFSQLQQLEILHLFANNFTGKIPKSLASLSRLQVLQLWSNKFSGEIPSDLGKQSNLTVVDLSTNYLTGKVPDTICHSGNLFKLILFSNSLEGEITKSLASCKSLGRVRVQNNRLSGEISAEFVKLPLVYFLDISGNNFSGRIDDKKWDLPSLQMLNIARNRLFGNLPESFGSDELENLDLSENHLSGNISLNFGNLSELMQLKLSHNKLSGPIPQQLSSCKKLVGLDLSRNQLSGPIPVSLSEMPVLGQLDLSYNQLSGEIPRNLGVIESLVQVNISHNHLHGNLPSTGAFLAINASSVAGNDLCGGDTTSGLPPCKSKSVRNNPTWWFILTCFLVALAAFGVAGFVIVYIRRRKDLELKTVENEDGIWKMQFFEPKVSRSVSIEDILSAAKQGNIIAIGNKGAQFVVKDDAVNSISPTFWSKMVEFGNLRHPNIIRLIGICRSEKNAYVIHEYCEGKALCQILGKINWEQRRKIAVGIARALRFLHVSCSPSVVIGCVSPEKVIVDAKNEPRLQLSLPEFRDSKGFASSAYVSPEAKNSKDITEKSDIYGFGLVLIELLTGKSPDDIELGAHESIVEWARYCYSDCHLDAWTDPMIRGHVFKNQNEIVETMNLALHCTAGDPTARPCANELYKTLDSITKTSSCVAVNLVSSPF